agtgacccttaacaatttccaacatttatttgaacatttaaattatttatagtatttaaatgcccaaagtcaaatacaatatgatttaattcaaaaatccaaaaatgacctaagaatatattcatcatttttggcagaggtttccaccttaaccagaaatcatgaacttttcttaggaaccttttgggtttattgaaaagattttaattcaccctagttgagttgatttaatgctagggtttgaacatccccatttcaattttaggcaagatttaaacatgatgcaacacatgactagctagctcagagcaaaccagaagctagggatgtgacacagttGTTTTTAGTTTTCTGCAATGTTGATTTGAAAAGCTTTCGATGTTCTGTTTATGTATGCCAGACTTAAGAAAGAATTTCATAGTCACATTTGACATATTCAGATCAAGTTTATCCCTCGGATTATGTTACATTCAACTCTTCCTCTCTTCAGTGAATAAATTTTGACATATCTTAACAAGACTTTTTTGTCATCTTTTAGCTAGTGTGATGAGATTTTGGCACCTGTACATTCCTTGTACCAACTTAGGCAAATAATAATTTATTTGTTTTTGTGAAAGTTGATTGAGCACATCTTCTAGACTCTTGTGAATACATCTGGGACAATGGTTCACATCAGTTAGGTATATACTGCTTCCGTTTCGAGTGAAATCCTCTCCCATAGCCCCTGCCCTAGATGAAATGAgctatatatgtgtatgatgatcctcctttcctaAAAGTGAGATTGCCATATGTAGTTCAGAATTGACCTATCATGCTTAATTTACACAGCATCTAATCATGAGCTTACGAAGCTGCTGTTTTGGAGTTGTGTGCCGCAATATGAGTAGTAAATTTGTGAACCTGCTATGTAATGTTTAGGTTCCAGCAAGGAAATTTGTGCGCCGCTATCCTGAACCTCCTCTGCTTTCTCTGAAACAGGGTTACCATGTGAAGAAAAAAGATATGTGGGAGCTTTTGAATGGACAAAGGCTTAAGCAAGGAAGAGAAGACAGCTGCATTTCCTTACTTGCAATTCTAGTAACTATCTTTGTTATAACTTGCAGAGTGTACCTGCAAAAGAAAACTTGTAGAGTGTGATGGATTAATTAGGATGCTATGTAATCAGAGTACGTACCCTATCATATGTATCATGACTGATTGCGACCAGGGTCTGCATTCTATGAAGAAGGCACCCATTTATATGTTTATTAGTGACATTGTGTTGTGCTTGCTCTACTACTTCTGTACATTATTTGTGGAATTGGTCTTGTTGTTCACCATTGCTGAAAATCTGTTTCAGTTAGCGTGCCCTTATGTAGCACTATTTCAAATGGAGTTGGTCGAGTCCTCCTGCTCATTTTTTATGCCAACGAACATTGTTGTCGCCTGAAATGCTTGTACAGAAGGAGCATTGGAGACTACATGTTTGGGGCTATCCTAAGCTTATTGATAGGTGATCATTTTAGTACTGGCTTGTCATGTACTGACCCTGAACTCTGAAACTGATTCAACCAATGTGCTATCTGATTGGTTATACCCAGGTACATGTACAACTATATGATGGAAAATATGCATTTTGACAAATTGTACCCAAAATGTTAGCTAATACTCTTTACTTGTCTCATGAAATGTGCCTGTGCAAATTTGCATCCTATCAGCTCCCAAATGTTTAACTGGAAGGACTGATTCTGTAGTTCTATTTTGGTAGAAACTTGATTGATTCGTTCCTGTATAAACATCTAAAGGAAAGGAAATCCAAAATGTAGTGACATTCTTAGTAAAACTGGTCGTTTAATTGACGTTATGAACATGACACTGGTTTGGACTAGTGCGGCATATGCAATACAAAAATAGTAAAAGCCACAATTTAGTGTGCGGGCATCAAAGGAACATTTCATCTAAAAATTGAGTAACAACTCAAAGTTGAAAGCCTATTATTGTAAACATAGTCTCACAATTGTCACTTGAATGAAAACTGATTGTTGGTTCGAAAATAATGTAAACACTACTTGGGACAATAATCCAGCTCTAAAGCTTGAACTTGTAGTGGGACAGCCCACCTGGCCGTCGCCATGTCAATGTAGTTTTGGGTTCGGACTACCCATACTAGTGGTAGTAGTAAAATTAGAGGACACATTGTGCTACTGATGCGTCCGCATGATCATACTCGTCGGGGTCCACTAGTACCGATCTTAGTCCTTCGGACCCACTATGATCATAAGAGGAGCCATACTACTAGTACAGGCATCACACGTCCCGTACCACTAATCAGGATCTCGGTACTAGATGACCGGTAGTCGGGGTCGAGATGAGGAGCACTTGAAGGAACCTAGATTATGGCTCCTCCGTTATGTTaccgtgtactccctccgttcctaaatataagtctttttagagattccaatatagacctAAATTATGTGGTTCTCTATATGTATGAtcttgttccttgtgttcttctgtCATTTGACAATGAGCAGATATTAATCTACAGAGGCAGTGAATGGAACTCTAGATACTCAGCTTTTGACTCTCACTCGAAAAGTTCAAAAGAATAATCTGGCAATGTCATCTGCTTTGAGTAGCTCAGGTATCATCTTTAATGTTCAGAATGATCCATACACAAGGCAGCAGTAGGAAACAGATATGCTTACATCAATACCACAGTgcattttttatttaaaaaaatgtgcAATTTCAGGATGGGTGGTTAGAAGAGATGGAAGGAAAGGCGCAAGAACATGATAAGAAGGATGTTGCACAACAAGAGAAGATAAATGAGCTCCAGATTGTTGTAGATAAGATTATCAGTTTTTACTGGTGGCTGTTAGAAGCTATAGACAAGATGATGCATTTTTATTAGATTCAAGTGAGATTATTCAGATTAGCATAAAAAGTGTAGAGGATCGTGCAAAGCTTTGTTATCATTTGATTATTTCACTATATATTTTGTTCAGTTTCGATGTAAGCATCAGGCCTTAATAGGAAACTCAATTTGATTTACTTGGCCATGATCAACGAACACAAATATTACAGAAGATCACCAAATGAATGAGAACTTGACAACATAGAACGAATCAAGAGAAGTATACATACAAAATTAGCTCCTACCTTGGGAGAAGTCGTCACAAATAGATCGCGGACAAAAGTTTGTAGATAGAAGCTCATATTTAGTACCCCTCCGTTCATAAATAGAAGTTAGAAACATCTTATAAACGGATGGAGCAGACACAAATATAAGTTTGAAACATCTTATAAATGGATGGAGCAGACACAAATATAAGTTAGAAACATCTTATAATTGTGAACCGATGGAGCAGAGGGAGTAGTACACAAGACTTGACACAATCTGAAATGAAATAAAGATACATTCAAACAATTAAATCTGAAAATCTCCAGTATGCCCCCTGCAAACCCATGACCTCCATCTTGAGGAGGGGCTAGTGCCATCAACCATACCATTCCAGAAACTGAAGTTGTGACAACGTGTGGTGCGGTGATCCTCTAGCTAGTTTTACTATAACAGAGTTCTGCTTACTAACTAGATCAGCAATGTACAAACATATGCTAAACTTGCTCATTGACAAAATAGGTTGTGCATGCTTCTTCTGTTCCATACTAAAGGTGATTGCCATATTTGTCAAGGATGATTATGGCTGAGGTATGGTAATGCACTTATAGCAACGCGTGCAAAGCGGGCAAGAAATTCATATAAAGCAGGCATTGTTCCAAATTGAGCCAATTCTGGTTTTCAAAGATATACTATACATAATTATTGTCCATTTTATATGGCACCATACACTGCCTAAATAATCAGAACATGTTTGAGGCGCGGGTCATGTACGTCTTGAGCTCCCGATTCACCTTCTCCTCGTCCCACATGAACCCCTGGAGATTCTGCACCCACTCGAAGTAGCTCACCATCACTCTGCCGGAGTTGGCCAGTATGTCCGGTAGGATCAGCACGCCCTTCTTTGCCAGAATCTGCAGCGCGAACATGTACACTTCTCTACTGTCAATCAATGTGTGAAATGTGTCAACAAATGCAGCTTAGTTTTGTGCCAAAACATTGGTGTTCTTGCCTCTTCGGCCTTGGGGTCTGTTGGGTGGTTAGCAGCTTCGATGATGTACTTTGCTTTGATGGCATCAACATTGTCCCTAGGAGAAGAAGAAAATCGAAAGGACTATTTATTAACAAAATTTTTTTAAGATATAGAAGAAAAAATAACAGCCAGGAGGATACTCTAACTGAGCTTCAGAGCATTAATCTCATAGAAGATAGGATGAAGTGAGCttggacgaggaagaagaagattactTGTTTATGACTCCTGCCAGAGCTGCCGGGATGAGCATGTCGCACTCTTCCGTGAGCAGTGAGGTCGGGTCGACGGCGTCGCCTTTTGTCGGAGCCCTTGATCCCGCGGTTCTTTGCCGAGTGCTTCATCAGCTTGGCTATGTCAACGCCATTGGAGTTCTTGACAGCCCCTGTGACATCTCTGATGGAGACCACCTTGCCACCAGCTTTAGTTATCAATTGGGCAGCCCAAGAGCCAACATTGCCAAATACCTGAAAAAGGCAAGAAGACAATAATTGCTCATCTGTGCAAATGTAGGTGAAGAAACATAGTTCTGGCCTTGCTCCACAATGTATGGCACCATTCTACACAACGATGATTACTAGCATTGTGTAGGCATGCTTGTATATATTTGGCAGAATATATTGCTTGTGGGTGCTCATTGTTTGCTCCTTTCCCCTTTAATTTCAGCGCGTGAGGTGGGAGATTAGAAAGCTACTGACATATCAGGCACAGAACTTTGAAATTGCCATTGATGGTGTCTCCATTGTAAGCCTAAGCTTTGACAAGATGCTTGTCTCTAAATTATAAATGGGGAACACCTTAGGTTTTGTGTGAAAATAAAGAGATTGACAAAATTTTCTCTGGCATTTTAAATGCGCAAAAGACCAAAGAAAAAGCAAATAATCTTAGTGAGTTCAGATAAAACAGAGAATTACCTTAAGAAGAGTTCAATTGCAATATCTTGAGATTACACTAAAATTTAAAGCTGGATGGTCAGTCTAGTCGCAGAACAACAACCATCTACTAACCAATTGCAATACTTTTACAGTTTCCAACTACTAACCAGAACTGAAGAGCAATGGAAGCCGTGAACTTACAAGGAATAAGGTAGAGTAAGACTGTAAGAGATATGGACCTGTAGACGGTGCTGCGCCGGGCTCTCCACAGATCCGGCCTGGATTATGCCAGCAGCAGCGTGATCCGGCAAGGAGTGTCTCTTGGACGCCCATTCGTCCAATTTTCCAAAAGGCCGTGCGCTCGATCTAGCTCTTGACAGCGAGGAACCACGGCTGCATCAGACATCGGTCCTAGAGCCCCTGGGacccctccgctgccgccgccggggTCATCGGCTCCGCCTCCTCGTCCCATCGGCCATCATCGCCGACCccctctgccgccgccaccgccggggtCATCGGCTCCGCCTCCTCGTCCCAGCGGCCATCCTCGCGACCCCCCTCTGTtgctgccaccgccaccgccgggGTCACCGGCGGATCCGCCCTATCCTACCCTGCTACTTCGAACTGATAGGGCTCGAACAAGTTTTCTACGGGAAGAGTGGACATGATTTGGCCTTGACTAAAATTGGAATCAGGAACGACCCAGATGTGTCGGGCCACACAGTGagggtgtgaacatgatttggCCTTGACTAAAATTGGACAGAACTACCCTTTTATAAAATGACTAGCCCCACCCTAGTTTTGTAATGGTCCCACCACTATTTGTAATTTCATGTAATTTTAGTCTCATAACTCCTCGTAACTCTAGTTTCTCCACCGTTTGATCGCAGTGGATGGACGGCCCGTAGAATCGCCAATCACTCCATTTTCTCTCCTATCTCTACAAAATATTAGTCAGAACAAAATAGGAAACTTAGAACGCAGGACATGTTCTACTTGTAATGAATACAGTACATGCTTTGGACGATCTGATGGATACCATATTTAAGAAATAACAGTCTAACAAACCATCTGTACGGAAAAATGCACATAGCCATGAGGGAAAAACATCCGAAGGTCTAACTTTTATGAGGCATGCATTCTATACATACATGATCCCCAGTTCCATCCATAAACTTCTACAGAGATATAAACTTACATAAATTGAGGAGCGTCGAGTACAGCCATAAGTGTCAAACACATCAACAGACTTGGATTATGCCATCGCGGGCACAAAACACTGTTGTTGTTGCTACTTTTTCCCTGGTAAAAGGGCATCAATCCGGCCCGCAATCTTGTACATCCCAATAAATTGGACTTAGCTTCTACAACATTTATCTATCGATAGGAAGCAAGATGTGCGAGAGAAAAACTTGCAAAGAAATGGATTAGCATATAGCATCTTCTATAAAAAATATGCATGCAACACACAAACCACGGTTACATAATCAGTATATGATTACTGCTAGTGTATAATATGCAATGTGTTATATATATCACAAATTCGCTAACTTTAACATTGCTCGGAAGGATATGTCGTTAGCTACCTTTTCACCTGTAAATCAacacaaaaatcaaaagaaaaaacaTAGCTATATTTCTATAAATATTATCTCAGACATATGGTAACCATGTGCAAGTTCAAACAGGTGGATCGAGGTGGGATAATTAGAACTGGGCAGAGAAAAGGGCCATGTTGCAAATGTTTATTCTGTTGCCTACTCCGAGTCTCCAGCATGGTGCAAGTGAAGCAAGCGACTCGTCATGTCGTTGATAGCAAGTCAAGTTGCTGTGGCGCATGCATTCTGAGTGTATTGTTATTGCAGCCATGTTGATCTTTCCCCATGCAACATAGTTTTATTGCCTTTATCAATATGTATGAGACTTGAGACAGTACCTTGCCTCTTCCTCCCGTGATCCCATCATCCTTTGCGATTGGGTCTGCGTCTGGTTTTGCCTATGAATAGGAATATGATGAGCATAGACAACCGGTGGCTTCTCAGGAGGGCCGTGCAGCTATGGCGAGCTGGCCGAGGTGAAGAGCCTCACAAACAGCTTGAAGGAACAATGGAAGAAGATATTGAATGACAGTTTCACGGACGTTAGTAAGATCGTGAAGCGGACAGGTAGGAGGAATAGCACAGCCATGGAGAGGACCTATAAAACCGTAGAACATTCGCTGCTCCATTCTTAATGAAGTGTGCTCTCCAACTCAAAAAAATGTAGCATACTCAGCGAGGAGTGCTCTTTTTAGCGTAAAAACAGGAGCGCAGGCCTATACATCCTTGGCTTACCAAAGCGTAGGCAGGGATGACTCCACTTTTCCGCAGAATTAAAAATGTTATGAAGTGCGGATTAAGGTGGAATTTGTAGGAAATCTCTAATTAGATCTCAACCCATAAGTTAGATGCCCTAATCACCCATGATATTCCTAGTTTCTTCAGAGCTTATAAATATGCAAAAGACATGTGTGTTTTCACAGCAAGCATAGCAATTGCCCAATCCATATTATTTATATCTAACAAAACATTGTGAAAGGATAGCATTGAGGACAAACCTGAAACCTGAAATATCACAGAAAAGTAGGTAATGCGAAAATGACTAATCTCCTCAGCAACGATGCATGATATTCCATCAGCAACTTGTTTCCTTGGTCTGCATCTAAAATTTCCCACTGTATTATAACAGGTCAGTTGTAGGTAGAAGTGTATGTAATGAGCAGAATGTAATTCAAGAATTATTGGAAGCAGAAAATGAACTTCACATACAAATATCCAATTCCAGCAGGCCCCATGATGACCGATGTAAAATGTTGGTCCAAGCTCTCAAACCAGAAGTGCGCCTCTTCTACCTATGCCCTTACGCAAGGGATATGTCGCCCCTTAGCTGCCTTCAATACCCATATCTGATGCCCAGGATTTCAAATCTTAAGAGTTCCATGCCATCTTGGTGGAACATATATGGAATAAACTCATTAGAAGATATTGAATCAAGCCCTTGATCCACCCCAGATTGCTTCTCTAATTGGGTGAAACCTCCAATTGTGCAATCGGTCCCTTGCAGAGACGTAGAGTTTTATCTCTTGTAAACCCAGCGTTCTTGTTTAGCGACTGGCCTTTCCCTTTTTAACTTACCTTCATAGTGCGTCCACCCAGCAACCTCTCCGACGATGACGGCCCCTTAATCTTCTTCAACCATCCGTCCGTACACAATCTGTTCTGGTGCATCTAATATCCTGCCACTGACAATTGATTCACTGTTCTGGAAAAACATGGCGTTAGTTGAAACCAAGGGGATTTAAAGATTGGAAAGGAAATAGATCTGGGAGGTTAATGGGAGAAATTTCTTGGAGACTGGAGAGGAGACAGATCAGAGGAGGATATTAGGAGAAATTGCATCAAGATTTCAATTGCAGAGTGGAATTTTGAGTCATGGATGACATAGAAGGAGAACACGTTGAGGTGGCTGAACGACGCCAGAGAT
The sequence above is drawn from the Triticum aestivum cultivar Chinese Spring chromosome 7A, IWGSC CS RefSeq v2.1, whole genome shotgun sequence genome and encodes:
- the LOC123152327 gene encoding glutamate dehydrogenase 1, mitochondrial: MLIPAALAGVINKDNVDAIKAKYIIEAANHPTDPKAEEILAKKGVLILPDILANSGRVMVSYFEWVQNLQGFMWDEEKVNRELKTYMTRASNMF